In Camelina sativa cultivar DH55 chromosome 16, Cs, whole genome shotgun sequence, a single window of DNA contains:
- the LOC104751571 gene encoding uncharacterized protein LOC104751571 isoform X3: MEFHRMKRKRLQALSKKHGIPANIKNTEMARRLAYIFEKETFTELIVLPDDSDEVDVVKDDLVVKKVRFSPENEVFEFTRSMKGKDVRTRSEGIDNVGESGIELRRSTRILDKGKTVVSGGVTQEECKGTELMALEQFEYEADISESEQDGFMVEKVGRRSTRIASKAGTLLPANRSKLLVDIDDKEDQLVKNNVKELVSMVQDTGNCHHRKDVQDDPKFEKVPRRSRRIGRDIDVQANTLEDQRRSTRLKARSTVVTSQKSELATNQTKELSIDCEVQTTEDYRMMKVQDASKVEMVPRRSKRGCNEISVLMDKQPVKAVKLDHLGVKKAPNQFKQREKRLSKLLVDDGQAQKGDKQPKKTFGNGSEDKKLLRSLTHTTLANTLGQAMSSSTKPCSVIDSEKDGASVDNLKKSNVIDEMQMDDSFENPIVVEENLVEKKTGETLEKKRDRSRQGNQTPRKLLDQYAHFEQEEADKSNVGSRGSSKRSETMNQICVKEKPQGMIENSTFPSDTKAAESVLITENVLDSTPDKAVESSQRKNTQELNSELTEDKREERLERDSVLIAAVKENEKEVSSCSVLLSDRLSPASMQYSVSNSKAELFAPTGHIFVKENASIVVEENTKTMDEILICTPMSELKEQTCLEAILENSAECWKEIHPSKADEKISLEKDVQAANLHGNVLEYNTVGCLSAGPAIGSSNTMKTVNQELVKDTQQGMTEEHSPSTSETKAAEPVTISKNDLDFALKVSGHSLERCTQDLDSELLEGEHEQKTFLMAVTKKGKGEASSLSKFLVERSEVNTRPDIRSTGCYLSVEETTSPAKAHLRMSHPKAKLGVPTSRIFDKDIVSTVITEENIKTKEDTLICTPRSELKEHSSISKLAKIEAECCKETHLSKDDEKGMEDSLSTSETKAAVSVMISENVLETTLESSIDISQRRNTQELHSELMEGECEEKHEQDTVLMASTKEKVESSSLSLFLMERSEVNNPAVELFVETTQPPTSVLLAVSNPEAELGDPTDHILVKDIASTVIAKEDINTKDEIFISTPTCELKEHNFVAKLAEEKAILEYSSECQNEIQSGEDGETGSLKKTIQAENLYGNFSGYNTKNSSLGECVNLEMLDEILEKSEQKSYFERGCKLNALELKRCSSTDITSHSLEENNVSKCFEEDNTEALSLPLPRNNDSSSSDELAIFTTPERKLMLMERSSERGKMRAADSVTQHNDEAVESHAIVFTTPKQVSTLGNAEIDEAGKEDEAEVSTGLQNDQPLANFEPNETGWQGINSAEKSCLFTSAERQLLYGGSEQKEAVIIGEIVGEEFHDVYVIPNVPVKHTFPENSELDEAAEGDVNKSVKLRVDSGIFTSAEKHFETDEGVKGDNITAKSHVVSDLLTAAEGHFLLMGVSEPDEAEKSREKGMALAAESMTERNDEVGESHAVVFTTPKQVSTLGDAGIDEEHTSTIFPDEFDVKESIVLTSQVKQGDRSGMNEENRTVELQRDSGTCSLDAHTLLGNYVSGGGNNPMEFYEDYVVFTDQERYELAGSVGHDKARESEGKEVVQFYEKSEVSTGLHSAQPLAFSELSETGRQGINSSDKSGLFTSVERQLLYGASEQKEAVKTGEKAGAEYHDGFDVPENSELNEAAKGEENKYVEFRVASFTSAEKHLETDEGVKGDNITAMSHAVSDVLSAVEGQFLMGESEPDEAEKKYRENNDVDMLGESNTSFGPEMHMLFGESELDGTKNIRDYTATTCEESFAFTSPERRQLLVNFEPYSARKKEQKVVEDSVVQESLLAVQDFRENTIADSSSSIASKFVYINYSNAGIETAGAELMPKGSQAEDVAGHISHVDSLNLFDFETEEAESIMEAEINVSFSSYVALPAKGNSETIDEISHDLEVAGTCSMVSEESGPSTDNQNQIHDALEELAITADKLTKNIQKGLEGNFLLNSSGGSYVNVSGKTCILAGTEDEDEAAGPVATAFDKEMISREATPETRKEISEMQVRREPSLIYGTQVKPKRHDMKENAPNLKIVHNLNVTAPRTSKRQPLQDLGKN; the protein is encoded by the exons ATGGAATTTCACCGAATGAAAAGAAAACGTTTACAAGCGTTATCAAAGAAACACGGGATCCCTGCGAACATTAAGAATACCGAGATGGCGAGAAGACTCGCGTATATTTTCGAG AAGGAAACTTTTACGGAATTGATAGTTTTGCCAGATGATTCTGATGAAGTTGATGTTGTTAAAGATGATTTAGTTGTTAAGAAAGTAAGATTTAGTCCTGAGAACGAAGTTTTTGAATTCACTCGTTCTATGAAGGGGAAGGATGTTCGAACGCGTAGCGAAGGGATTGATAATGTTGGAGAAAGTGGAATTGAGCTACGGCGGTCAACGCGGATTCTGGATAAGGGGAAAACAGTTGTATCTGGTGGTGTTACTCAGGAAGAGTGTAAAGGAACCGAGTTGATGGCTTTGGAACAGTTTGAATATGAGGCTGATATCTCTGAGAGTGAACAAGATGGTTTCATGGTAGAAAAGGTTGGGAGACGGTCTACACGGATAGCATCCAAGGCAGGGACCTTGTTACCTGCTAATCGGTCAAAATTGCTTGTAGATATCGATGATAAAGAAGATCAGCTTGTCAAGAATAATGTGAAGGAGTTGGTATCTATGGTTCAGGATACAGGAAATTGCCATCATAGGAAGGATGTGCAAGATGATCCTAAATTTGAAAAGGTTCCTAGGCGATCTAGACGAATTGGGAGAGATATTGATGTGCAGGCTAATACCCTTGAGGATCAGAGAAGGTCAACAAGGCTCAAAGCTAGATCTACGGTGGTTACTAGTCAAAAAAGCGAGCTAGCCACTAATCAAACGAAGGAGCTTTCAATAGATTGTGAGGTTCAGACAACTGAAGATTACCGTATGATGAAAGTCCAGGATGCTTCTAAAGTTGAAATGGTTCCTCGGCGTTCAAAACGAGGTTGCAACGAAATTAGTGTACTGATGGATAAGCAGCCCGTTAAGGCTGTGAAGCTTGATCACCTTGGAGTAAAAAAGGCTCCAAATCAGTTTAAGCAACGTGAAAAGCGTCTCAGTAAACTTCTAGTAGATGATGGCCAAGCGCAAAAGGGTgataaacaaccaaagaaaactttTGGAAATGGTAGTGAGGATAAAAAGCTTCTACGAAGTTTGACGCACACTACATTAGCTAATACGCTAGGTCAAGCAATGAGTAGTTCAACGAAGCCTTGTTCAGTTATTGACAGTGAAAAAGATGGAGCTTCTGTTGATAATCTGAAGAAGTCAAATGTGATTGATGAAATGCAGATGGATGATTCATTTGAGAATCCAATAGTGGTTGAAGAGAATCTGGTTGAAAAGAAGACGGGGGAAACTCTTGAAAAGAAGAGGGATAGATCACGTCAGGGCAATCAAACGCCAAGAAAACTTTTGGATCAGTACGCTCATTTTGAGCAAGAAGAAGCAGACAAGAGTAATGTCGGATCTAGAGGCTCTTCCAAGAGGTCAGAGACAATGAATCAAATATGTGTTAAGGAGAAGCCACAAGGAATGATCGAGAACTCAACTTTTCCATCTGACACCAAAGCTGCAGAATCTGTTCTGATTACTGAGAATGTGTTGGATTCTACACCGGATAAAGCAGTTGAAAgttctcaaagaaaaaacactCAAGAGTTGAATTCTGAACTTACGGAAGATAAACGTGAAGAGAGACTTGAGCGAGACTCAGTTTTGATTGCTGCGGTTAAGGAGAACGAAAAGGAAGTATCATCATGCTCTGTACTTCTTAGCGATCGTTTATCACCTGCTTCAATGCAATATTCAGTAAGCAATTCTAAAGCTGAGCTATTCGCCCCTACTGGCCATATCTTTGTTAAAGAAAATGCTTCTATAGTTGTTGAGGAAAATACCAAAACCATGGACGAAATCCTTATTTGCACTCCTATGTCTGAGCTCAAGGAGCAGACCTGTCTAGAAG CAATCCTGGAAAATTCAGCTGAATGTTGGAAAGAGATTCACCCAAGCAAAGCTGACGAGAAAATATCCTTAGAGAAGGACGTACAAGCAGCAAATTTACATGGAAACGTTTTGGAATACAATACTGTCGGTTGTCTTAGTGCTGGACCTGCTATTGGCTCTTCCAACACTATGAAGACAGTGAATCAAGAATTGGTAAAAGATACGCAACAAGGAATGACTGAGGAGCACTCACCTTCTACATCTGAAACCAAAGCTGCAGAACCTGTTACGATTTCTAAGAACGATTTGGATTTTGCACTGAAAGTTTCCGGTCATTCACTGGAAAGATGCACGCAAGACTTGGATTCTGAACTTCTAGAAGGAGAACATGAGCAGAAAACATTTCTCATGGCTGTGACTAAGAAGGGTAAAGGGGAAGCATCATCACTGTCTAAGTTTCTTGTTGAGCGTTCAGAAGTGAACACACGCCCTGATATCCGCAGCACTGGTTGTTATCTATCTGTGGAAGAAACTACCTCTCCTGCTAAAGCACATTTACGAATGAGCCATCCAAAAGCCAAGCTAGGCGTGCCTACAAGCCGTATCTTTGACAAGGATATTGTTTCGACAGTTATCACCgaggaaaatattaaaaccaaGGAAGACACCCTTATTTGCACTCCTAGATCTGAGCTTAAGGAGCATAGCTCTATCTCTAAGTTAGCCAAAATTGAAG CTGAATGTTGTAAGGAGACTCACTTAAGCAAAGATGATGAGAAAGGAATGGAGGACTCACTTTCTACATCTGAAACCAAAGCTGCAGTTTCTGTTATGATTTCTGAGAATGTTTTAGAAACTACTCTGGAAAGCTCAATTGATATTtcacagagaagaaacactcaaGAGTTGCATTCTGAACTTATGGAAGGAGAATGTGAAGAGAAACATGAGCAAGACACAGTTCTGATGGCTTCAACTAAGGAAAAAGTGGAATCATCATCACTGTCTTTATTTCTTATGGAGCGCTCAGAAGTGAACAACCCTGCAGTCGAGCTTTTTGTAGAAACCACACAACCTCCTACTTCAGTACTGTTAGCAGTGAGCAACCCGGAAGCTGAGTTAGGCGATCCTACCGACCATATTCTTGTGAAGGATATTGCTTCAACAGTTATTGCCAAGGAAGATATCAACACCAAGGATGAAATCTTTATTTCCACTCCTACATGTGAGCTGAAGGAGCACAACTTTGTAGCTAAATTAGCAGAAGAAAAGG CAATCCTGGAATATTCATCTGAATGTCAGAACGAGATTCAATCAGGCGAAGATGGTGAGACAGGTTCCTTAAAGAAGACAATACAAGCAGAAAATCTTTATGGAAACTTTTCTGGATACAACACTAAGAATAGTTCTCTTGGTGAATGTGTAAATCTGGAGATGCTGGATGAGATTCTGGAGAAATCCGAGCAGAAAAGTTATTTTGAAAGAGGTTGCAAACTTAACGCGTTAGAGCTAAAAAGATGCTCGTCAACTGATATCACTTCTCATTCTCTTGAGGAAAATAACGTTTCAAAGTGTTTTGAGGAAGATAACACAGAAGCTCTGTCCCTACCTCTACCTAGAAACAACGATTCTAGTTCCTCTGATGAGTTAGCTATATTTACTACCCCAGAAAGGAAGTTGATGTTGATGGAACGAAGCAGTGAAAGGGGAAAGATGCGTGCAGCTGATTCAGTGACCCAACACAATGATGAAGCAGTAGAGTCTCATGCTATTGTTTTCACAACTCCTAAACAAGTTTCAACGCTGGGGAATGCTGAGATAGATGAGGCCGGAAAGGAAGACGAAGCTGAAGTATCCACTGGGCTACAGAATGATCAACCTTTAGCAAATTTTGAACCAAACGAAACAGGATGGCAAGGAATCAATAGTGCTGAGAAGTCATGTCTTTTTACAAGCGCGGAGAGACAACTATTGTACGGAGGATCTGAACAAAAGGAAGCAGTAATTATTGGAGAAATAGTGGGTGAAGAGTTTCATGACGTGTATGTTATTCCAAATGTTCCAGTTAAACATACCTTTCCAGAAAACTCAGAATTGGACGAAGCTGCAGAAGGTGATGTTAATAAGTCTGTTAAATTGCGAGTTGACTCTGGCATTTTCACTAGTGCCGAGAAACATTTTGAAACAGATGAAGGGGTAAAAGGAGACAATATAACTGCTAAGTCTCATGTTGTCTCTGATCTTCTCACTGCTGCCGAGGGCCACTTTCTTCTGATGGGAGTGTCTGAACCAGATGAAGCTGAAAAAAGCAGGGAAAAGGGAATGGCTCTTGCAGCTGAATCAATGACCGAACGAAACGATGAAGTAGGAGAGTCTCATGCTGTTGTTTTCACAACTCCTAAACAAGTTTCAACACTGGGGGATGCTGGGATAGATGAGGAGCATACATCTACCATCTTTCCTGATGAATTTGATGTCAAGGAATCAATAGTGCTGACAAGTCAGGTCAAACAAGGAGATCGATCTGGAATGAATGAAGAAAATAGGACTGTTGAGCTTCAACGTGATTCTGGCACTTGTAGCCTGGATGCACATACTCTCTTGGGAAATTATGTATCAGGTGGAGGGAACAACCCTATGGAGTTTTATGAAGATTATGTTGTTTTCACTGACCAGGAGAGATATGAGCTTGCTGGATCTGTTGGACATGATAAAGCTAGAGAAAGTGAAGGAAAAGAGGTTGTGCAGTTTTATGAGAAATCTGAAGTGTCCACTGGGCTACACAGTGCTCAACCTTTAGCATTTTCTGAACTAAGTGAAACAGGAAGGCAAGGAATCAATAGTTCTGACAAGTCAGGTCTTTTTACAAGCGTGGAGAGACAACTCCTGTACGGAGCATCTGAACAAAAGGAAGCAGTAAAGACTGGAGAAAAagcgggtgcagagtatcatGATGGGTTTGATGTTCCAGAAAACTCAGAATTGAACGAAGCTGCAAAAGGTGAAGAAAATAAGTATGTGGAATTTCGAGTTGCCTCTTTCACTAGTGCCGAGAAACATCTTGAAACAGATGAAGGGGTAAAAGGAGACAATATAACTGCTATGTCTCATGCTGTGTCTGATGTTCTCAGTGCTGTTGAAGGCCAGTTTCTTATGGGAGAGTCTGAACCAGATGAAGCtgaaaaaaaatacagagaaaaCAACGATGTGGATATGTTGGGTGAATCTAACACGTCCTTTGGCCCAGAGATGCACATGCTGTTTGGAGAATCTGAACTAGATGGAACAAAAAACATACGAGATTATACAGCTACCACTTGCGAAGAGTCTTTTGCTTTCACTTCTCCAGAGAGACGACAACTTTTAGTAAACTTTGAACCATACAGCGCTCgtaagaaagaacaaaaggtGGTGGAAGACAGTGTGGTTCAGGAAAGTCTTCTTGCAGTTCAAGATTTCAGAGAAAATACCATTGCTGACTCAAGCAGTAGTATCGCATCCAAATTTGTTTACATCAATTACTCTAATGCTGGGATAGAGACTGCAGGCGCAGAGTTAATGCCGAAAGGTTCTCAGGCAGAGGATGTTGCAGGTCATATTTCACATGTTGACTCGTTaaatctttttgattttgagactGAGGAAGCAGAGTCAATCATGGAAGCAGAAATAAATGTTTCCTTTAGCTCCTATGTTGCGTTACCAGCCAAAGGTAACTCGGAGACAATTGACGAAATTTCCCACGACCTTGAAGTTGCTGGAACATGTTCCATGGTGTCTG AAGAATCTGGCCCTTCCACTGACAATCAGAATCAGATACATGATGCGCTGGAAGAATTGGCAATAACAG CAGATAAGCTAACAAAGAACATTCAAAAAGGCTTGGAGGGAAATTTCCTGTTGAATTCTTCAGGTGGCTCCTATGTCAATGTCTCTGGAAAGACATGCATCTTAGCTGGAACcgaggatgaagatgaagcagcTGGTCCTGTTGCTACTGCCTTTG ATAAGGAAATGATCAGCAGAGAAGCTACTCCTGAAACCAGAAAGGAGATATCCGAGATGCAAGTGAGAAGAGAACCAAGCTTGATTTACGGAACACAAGTGAAGCCTAAAAGACATGACATGAAAGAGAATGCACCAAACTTGAAGATTGTGCATAATCTTAACGTAACAGCTCCAAGAACATCAAAGAGACAGCCGCTCCAAGACTTGGGGAAGAACTAG